A genomic stretch from Sarcophilus harrisii unplaced genomic scaffold, mSarHar1.11, whole genome shotgun sequence includes:
- the LOC116420439 gene encoding uncharacterized protein LOC116420439, with amino-acid sequence MAGVIEKANCAVPEQQDKVKARDPPAASPATERNQGSRPFAPQGEAWSPEAIKIFLNMWTHPNIQSMRAARKRRRAIYRMISRMLHNEGIPKSWSECRDMMVALENLYWTFQESNQNGQPRPFLYPFKEALERVFPFTWDTHGGSEREESESTDLDTSGAYVWNPIPPWTLPWHAAVQYDSLPWSGAFIAQGQNAQMMNSTLEPPPVIPTTFAYIFTQVPHWSTAQGPQSEIPWPPQPLIYMDSPGMEKEVQD; translated from the exons ATGGCCGGTGTGATCGAGAAAGCCAACTGTGCTGTTCCTGAGCAGCAAGATAAAGTCAAAGCAAGAGATCCTCCTGCAGCATCTCCAG CAACTGAAAGAAATCAGGGGTCTCGGCCTTTTGCTCCACAAGGGGAAGCCTGGAGCCCAGAagccatcaaaatatttttaaatatgtggaCCCACCCTAATATCCAGTCAATGAGGGCAGCCAGGAAGAGACGCCGAGCAATATATAGAATGATCTCCAGGATGTTGCACAACGAGGGTATACCTAAAAGCTGGAGTGAATGTAGGGACATGATGGTGGCCCTGGAAAATTTATATTGGACCTTCCAGGAGTCCAATCAGAATGGACAACCTCGTCCCTTTCTCTACCCATTCAAGGAGGCTTTAGAAAGAGTCTTTCCATTCACATGGGACACGCATGGGGGATCTGAGCGTGAAGAGTCCGAGTCCACAGACCTTGACACCTCAG GGGCATACGTTTGGAACCCCATTCCTCCTTGGACTCTTCCTTGGCATGCTGCGGTGCAATATGACTCCCTTCCTTGGAGTGGAGCCTTCATTGCCCAAGGGCAGAATGCCCAAATGATGAACAGCACCCTGGAGCCCCCACCAGTGATCCCCACCACATTTGCCTACATATTCACTCAAGTGCCTCATTGGAGTACCGCTCAAGGTCCACAGTCGGAGATTCCATGGCCCCCACAGCCGCTCATCTATATGGACAGCCCTGG GATGGAGAAAGAGGTCCAGGACTGA